One window of bacterium genomic DNA carries:
- a CDS encoding ATP-binding protein, which produces MRKNLLSFLLIACWCGTLLPAAPPAARGKEFGIPFFRYYAAKESGGGVQNWGVAQDPRGVMYFANNAGVLEYDGVAWHLIPITNGSAARDLAVDADGTIYVGAQGELGYLAPAAAHPNLGEMTYVSLRDSVPAEYRDFGDIAKCYATPAGIYFQALDRLFLWPRAGKLRVWKPALPFHLSFLVHDRLYIRQPEVGLLQLVGDSLQLAPAGERFAALRIYFMAPAGGNEILIGTREQGLFWYDGHSARPFPTAIDDFLAENQIYHGGVLPNGDFALGTLRGGVAVIDRQGELQQLLNKAAGLPDETVRYLYSDRQGGLWLALNNGITRAEMPAPLSGFGELSGLSGGVEFIHRHRGRLYAATDAGVFMLQPFRGDRGQTALPLPSFKPVAGIASESWWLLSAGAVLLAAASDGVYEIDGEQARLVRPSEGHSFVLHRSRLDSTCFFVGLRDGLAAFRRLGNTWRDEGAVAGITEEIRSMLETDRGILWLGTRSQGYLRVDFSAGFQKNPRVEKFDSRHGLPENLGWGIVLGLGGRELFVTDQGIYVYEAGAQRFVRDTTAATVEANRAKATGEVLADAAGNLWMQLIKKNGSEIGVARRRPDGSYHWEATPFHRFADFTVWDIYPEANGAVWFGGPDGLVRYDTTITKNYAVDFAALIRRVVTIGSDSLLYGGAPLNDSGRQPRLPYHDNSVRFEFAAPSFDDEAATRYQYFLEGFDKSWSEWTAETKKDYTNIFEGDYRFRVRARNLHGHLSAEAGFAFTILPPWYRSWLAYFLYAALTAFVVYALIKYRTRQLLQRSRDLEQTVQQRTEQIRQQAEELETLDGIVRHINRELDLANVLRSLLEQGLKLFPAAEKASVLLRDSATGLFKFAAAAGYELNRMQDIAFTPAQLEQRYAAGAEEVGEGVYLVRNLQNLYVEEKLNAISTPISVLAMTAVWHGQIEAYLVFDNLSNARTFSHADAHKLNRFRSHAVSAIIKAKILQELQHKNAEIIRTQEQLIMQEKLASLGALTAGIAHEIKNPLNFVNNFAVLSLELMDELKQEIEQIAEKIDPRAAVSLEDILSSLQLNAQKINEHGRRADGIVRGMLQHSRAETGERESTELNALVQQAVSLAYHGMRANEPGFNTALQEDYDPLAGQLEAVPQDLSRVLLNLLNNAFYAVHQKKKRSGEAYAPALTVRTRSLGDKVEIRIRDNGTGIPPAVRDKIFNPFFTTKPPGEGTGLGLSISFDIIQKHRGEMRVETEEGKFTEFIITLPRATGGKV; this is translated from the coding sequence ATGAGAAAAAACCTCCTCAGCTTCCTGCTGATTGCCTGTTGGTGCGGAACGCTCCTGCCCGCTGCACCGCCGGCGGCACGCGGCAAAGAGTTTGGCATTCCGTTTTTCAGATACTATGCCGCCAAGGAATCCGGCGGCGGCGTGCAGAACTGGGGTGTGGCGCAGGATCCGCGCGGGGTGATGTACTTCGCCAACAACGCGGGCGTGCTCGAATACGACGGCGTCGCCTGGCATTTGATTCCCATCACCAACGGCAGCGCGGCGCGGGACCTGGCGGTCGATGCCGACGGCACCATTTATGTCGGCGCACAGGGCGAGTTGGGCTATCTCGCGCCGGCCGCGGCGCACCCGAATCTGGGCGAGATGACCTACGTCTCGTTGCGCGACAGCGTGCCCGCTGAGTATCGCGATTTCGGCGACATTGCCAAATGCTACGCCACGCCCGCCGGCATCTATTTTCAAGCGCTCGATCGTTTGTTCCTCTGGCCGCGCGCGGGCAAGCTGCGCGTGTGGAAGCCCGCCCTGCCGTTTCATCTCTCGTTTCTCGTTCACGATCGCCTCTACATTCGCCAACCGGAAGTGGGCTTGCTGCAGTTGGTGGGAGACTCCCTGCAACTGGCGCCCGCGGGCGAGCGCTTTGCCGCGCTGCGCATCTATTTCATGGCGCCGGCCGGCGGCAATGAAATCCTGATCGGCACACGCGAGCAGGGACTGTTCTGGTATGACGGCCACTCCGCCCGCCCCTTCCCCACGGCCATCGACGATTTTCTCGCTGAGAACCAAATCTATCACGGCGGGGTTTTGCCCAACGGCGATTTCGCCCTCGGCACCTTGCGCGGCGGCGTGGCCGTCATTGACCGCCAGGGCGAGCTGCAACAGCTTCTGAACAAAGCCGCGGGCCTGCCTGATGAAACCGTGCGCTATCTCTATTCCGACCGCCAGGGCGGTTTGTGGCTGGCGCTGAACAACGGCATCACCCGCGCCGAGATGCCGGCTCCGCTTTCCGGCTTCGGCGAGCTTTCCGGCTTGAGCGGCGGCGTGGAATTCATTCACCGGCATCGCGGCCGGCTGTACGCCGCCACCGATGCCGGCGTCTTCATGCTGCAGCCGTTTCGCGGCGATCGCGGGCAGACCGCTTTGCCGCTGCCCTCTTTCAAACCGGTGGCCGGCATTGCCAGCGAGAGTTGGTGGCTGCTTTCCGCCGGCGCCGTCTTGCTCGCTGCCGCAAGCGATGGCGTCTATGAAATTGATGGCGAGCAGGCCCGGCTGGTGCGGCCCTCTGAGGGACATTCCTTTGTGCTGCATCGTTCCCGGCTTGACAGCACCTGCTTCTTCGTCGGTTTGCGCGATGGCCTGGCCGCCTTTCGCCGCCTCGGCAACACCTGGCGCGATGAAGGCGCCGTGGCGGGAATCACCGAAGAAATCCGCAGCATGCTGGAGACGGACCGCGGCATCCTGTGGCTGGGCACGCGCTCACAGGGCTACCTGCGCGTCGATTTCAGCGCCGGATTTCAGAAGAACCCTCGGGTGGAAAAATTCGACAGCCGCCATGGCTTGCCGGAAAATCTGGGGTGGGGAATCGTGCTCGGCCTGGGCGGCCGGGAGCTGTTCGTCACCGATCAGGGCATTTACGTGTATGAGGCCGGCGCCCAGCGTTTCGTGCGCGATACGACCGCCGCCACCGTTGAAGCCAATCGCGCCAAAGCCACGGGCGAAGTGCTCGCTGATGCCGCCGGCAATTTGTGGATGCAGTTGATCAAGAAGAACGGCAGCGAAATCGGCGTGGCGCGGCGCCGGCCTGATGGTTCCTATCATTGGGAGGCCACGCCGTTTCATCGCTTCGCGGATTTCACCGTGTGGGACATTTATCCGGAGGCCAACGGCGCGGTCTGGTTTGGCGGCCCGGACGGCCTGGTGCGCTACGACACCACGATCACCAAAAACTACGCCGTCGATTTTGCCGCGCTCATCCGCCGCGTGGTCACCATCGGCAGCGATTCGCTGCTCTATGGCGGTGCCCCGCTCAATGATAGCGGCCGGCAGCCGCGCCTGCCCTATCACGACAACAGCGTGCGCTTCGAATTCGCCGCGCCCAGCTTCGATGATGAGGCGGCCACCCGCTATCAATACTTTCTGGAAGGCTTCGACAAAAGCTGGTCGGAGTGGACCGCGGAAACCAAGAAGGACTACACCAACATCTTCGAAGGCGATTACCGCTTTCGCGTGCGCGCCCGCAACCTGCACGGCCATCTCAGCGCGGAAGCCGGGTTTGCGTTTACCATCCTGCCGCCCTGGTATCGCTCCTGGCTGGCCTATTTTCTGTATGCCGCCCTGACCGCGTTCGTGGTCTATGCCTTGATCAAGTATCGCACGCGCCAACTGCTGCAGCGCAGCCGGGATTTGGAACAAACCGTGCAGCAGCGCACCGAGCAGATCCGCCAGCAGGCCGAAGAGCTGGAAACGCTGGACGGCATCGTGCGGCACATCAACCGCGAGCTTGATCTCGCCAACGTGCTGCGTTCGCTGCTGGAGCAGGGGCTGAAGCTGTTTCCCGCGGCCGAGAAAGCCTCGGTGCTGCTGCGCGATTCCGCCACCGGCCTGTTCAAGTTTGCCGCGGCCGCCGGCTATGAGTTGAACCGCATGCAGGACATTGCCTTCACGCCCGCGCAACTCGAACAGCGCTACGCCGCCGGCGCCGAAGAAGTGGGCGAGGGCGTATATCTCGTGCGCAATCTGCAGAATCTCTATGTGGAAGAAAAGCTCAATGCGATCTCCACGCCGATTTCCGTGCTCGCCATGACCGCGGTGTGGCACGGCCAAATCGAGGCCTATTTGGTTTTCGACAATCTCTCCAACGCGCGCACCTTCAGCCACGCCGATGCCCACAAGCTCAACCGCTTCCGCAGCCACGCCGTTTCCGCCATCATCAAGGCCAAAATCCTGCAGGAGCTGCAGCACAAAAATGCCGAGATCATCCGCACCCAGGAGCAGCTCATCATGCAGGAAAAACTCGCTTCGCTGGGCGCTTTGACGGCGGGCATCGCGCACGAGATCAAGAATCCCCTGAACTTCGTCAATAATTTTGCGGTGCTCTCGCTGGAATTGATGGACGAGCTCAAGCAGGAGATCGAGCAGATTGCCGAAAAGATCGACCCGCGCGCGGCGGTGAGCCTGGAGGACATCTTGAGTTCACTCCAGCTCAATGCGCAAAAGATCAACGAGCACGGCCGGCGCGCGGACGGCATCGTGCGCGGCATGCTGCAACACTCGCGCGCGGAAACCGGCGAGCGCGAGAGCACGGAACTCAACGCGCTGGTGCAGCAGGCGGTGAGCCTGGCTTATCACGGCATGCGCGCGAATGAGCCCGGCTTCAACACCGCCTTGCAGGAGGACTATGACCCGCTGGCCGGCCAGCTCGAAGCCGTGCCGCAGGATCTCAGCCGGGTGCTGCTCAACCTGCTCAACAACGCCTTCTATGCCGTGCATCAAAAAAAGAAGCGAAGCGGCGAGGCTTATGCGCCGGCGCTCACGGTGCGCACGCGCAGCCTGGGCGACAAAGTCGAGATTCGCATTCGCGACAACGGCACCGGCATTCCGCCGGCGGTGCGCGACAAGATCTTCAATCCCTTCTTCACCACCAAGCCGCCGGGCGAAGGCACCGGCCTGGGCTTGTCGATCAGCTTCGACATCATTCAAAAGCATCGCGGCGAAATGCGGGTGGAAACCGAGGAGGGCAAGTTTACGGAGTTCATCATCACGCTGCCGCGCGCAACCGGCGGCAAGGTGTGA
- a CDS encoding T9SS type A sorting domain-containing protein has translation MKKSPRFRHKSAAAGCLLLAGLLSALPGAAQIPEYKIQSDKPHQDDQFGNAVAISGDYAIIGARRDDQAGKGAGAAYIFKREGSHWRLQAKLLARDAAAIDYFGAAVDLDGDFALVGAPLDDDGSEDAGAAYVFRREDENWLQQAKLTAGDPGRKDKFGAAVAIHSDYLIIGTPLDDNQAGGNAGAAYVFKREGELWNLQAKLIATGPDTKDDEFGISVDIGGEYAIVGAHRDMVKNGTRIVNDGSVYIFRRLVTTWTQQTKMTAKDAPAGSFGYSVSLNADYALVGAYGGDWGGSAYVFQRMDTIWTQQAKLKALDEAAGDNFGISVALNEDQALVGAHQDSDDGYFSGSAYLFKRTLTGWVQTAKLTASDAAAEDQFGLGVALAGDYALIGAPGDDDRGEASGSAYVYGPIGLGCAGFALPDTNAYGNIPGGDQAHVASVPFCFTGEPGDMLLTFQAYALDDNEEVDILLNGSKLWDAPANAGNAWSRDLRVIMPDSLVNDNAANELEFNNTKNPPQASPWGVRQVKVEPCFTLPAVQEYGYIENGDQSHLDRISYCFPPQNGTATIVFEAYDVDREGEVELWLNGAKALTLPVTGNNQWGGQVQVTLPDSLVDEASANLLVFDNVDNPPRTFQWGIRNVALVTTTLAVETPTPTLPLSLHLSQNFPNPFNPITTIRFELPVSGRVRLVVYDVTGQLVQTLVDGMMPAGAHRRAFDAGRLASGIYFYRLEAEGIAVTRKMAVAK, from the coding sequence ATGAAAAAGTCTCCGCGCTTTCGACACAAAAGTGCCGCAGCGGGCTGTCTTTTGCTGGCCGGCCTGCTCAGTGCCTTGCCGGGAGCCGCCCAAATACCCGAATACAAAATCCAATCGGACAAACCGCACCAGGATGACCAGTTCGGAAACGCGGTGGCCATCAGCGGCGATTATGCCATCATTGGCGCGCGCCGGGATGATCAGGCTGGTAAAGGGGCCGGGGCTGCTTACATCTTCAAGCGGGAGGGCAGCCATTGGCGTTTGCAGGCCAAGCTGCTTGCCAGAGATGCGGCAGCGATAGACTACTTTGGCGCAGCAGTGGACCTCGATGGCGACTTTGCTCTGGTCGGCGCACCCTTGGATGACGACGGCAGCGAGGATGCCGGTGCAGCGTATGTGTTCAGAAGAGAAGACGAGAATTGGCTGCAACAAGCCAAGCTCACCGCCGGTGATCCGGGCCGCAAAGACAAGTTCGGCGCCGCGGTCGCCATCCACAGTGATTATCTGATCATCGGCACGCCGTTAGACGACAACCAGGCCGGCGGCAATGCCGGCGCCGCGTACGTGTTCAAACGCGAGGGCGAGTTGTGGAACCTACAGGCCAAGCTGATTGCCACCGGCCCAGATACCAAAGACGATGAGTTTGGCATTTCAGTGGACATCGGTGGAGAATACGCCATAGTTGGTGCACACCGGGATATGGTCAAGAACGGTACAAGGATCGTCAATGATGGCTCTGTCTACATCTTTCGACGTCTGGTTACAACTTGGACACAGCAAACTAAGATGACTGCGAAAGATGCGCCTGCGGGTTCATTTGGATATTCTGTAAGTTTGAATGCCGATTATGCTCTAGTCGGCGCCTACGGCGGTGATTGGGGCGGGTCAGCTTATGTCTTCCAACGCATGGATACAATTTGGACCCAGCAAGCCAAGCTCAAAGCCTTGGATGAAGCCGCCGGTGACAATTTCGGCATTTCCGTTGCCCTTAATGAAGATCAGGCTCTAGTCGGTGCTCACCAAGACAGCGACGACGGCTACTTCTCCGGTTCTGCCTACTTGTTCAAACGCACCCTCACCGGCTGGGTGCAGACGGCCAAGCTCACTGCCAGTGATGCCGCCGCTGAAGACCAATTCGGTTTGGGTGTTGCACTTGCAGGGGACTACGCCCTCATCGGCGCGCCCGGCGATGACGACCGGGGCGAAGCTTCAGGCTCCGCCTATGTCTACGGGCCAATAGGTTTGGGGTGCGCCGGTTTTGCCTTGCCCGATACCAATGCTTATGGCAACATTCCCGGCGGCGATCAAGCGCATGTCGCGAGCGTGCCGTTTTGCTTCACCGGCGAGCCCGGCGACATGCTGCTCACCTTTCAGGCTTACGCGCTCGACGACAATGAGGAAGTGGATATTCTGCTCAACGGCAGCAAGCTCTGGGATGCGCCCGCGAATGCCGGCAACGCCTGGAGCCGCGATCTCCGTGTCATTATGCCCGATTCCCTGGTCAACGACAATGCCGCCAACGAGCTCGAATTCAACAACACCAAGAACCCTCCGCAAGCTTCACCGTGGGGCGTGCGCCAGGTGAAAGTCGAGCCGTGTTTCACTTTGCCGGCTGTGCAGGAGTATGGTTACATTGAAAACGGAGATCAGAGCCACTTGGATCGCATCAGTTATTGCTTCCCGCCACAGAACGGCACGGCCACGATTGTCTTCGAAGCGTACGACGTCGATCGTGAAGGGGAAGTGGAATTGTGGCTCAACGGCGCCAAAGCCTTGACCTTGCCGGTCACGGGCAACAATCAATGGGGCGGCCAAGTGCAAGTGACTTTGCCCGACAGCCTCGTTGATGAAGCAAGTGCCAATCTTCTGGTGTTCGACAACGTGGATAATCCTCCCCGCACTTTCCAGTGGGGCATTCGCAACGTCGCCCTGGTCACAACCACACTGGCCGTGGAAACTCCAACGCCGACTCTGCCACTGAGCCTGCACTTGTCACAAAACTTCCCCAATCCTTTCAATCCCATCACCACCATTCGCTTCGAGCTGCCCGTCAGCGGCAGAGTGCGGCTGGTGGTTTATGACGTGACCGGCCAACTTGTACAAACCTTGGTGGACGGGATGATGCCCGCCGGCGCGCACCGCCGGGCTTTTGACGCCGGCCGTCTGGCTTCCGGAATCTATTTCTACCGCCTGGAAGCGGAGGGCATCGCTGTGACCCGGAAAATGGCGGTTGCCAAGTGA
- a CDS encoding T9SS type A sorting domain-containing protein: protein MKCKFPVLILLGAVLLWAQTALSQYAGGSGDGYGAWRSDDVVYDGTEPEVTGDELPDIVRHLTINNPAGVTLSKNFVLNGTLSILNGDFNLNGFVVTFGENATLVETPGNIVIGGGGAIQVTRALNDLTQGQNVGNLGLKITTPVPLGVTTIARGNVPQVINPDKISGRRFFDVIPTNNQDLNATVDFRYDASELDGTPEADLTLFISHDATAALAQNLKGGAQILVDPTWEFLGGTVNSTSKTISKGGVGGFSRLTIVRSFVLFGDEYVRIEGNKFSAGDIHSNGSILFEKGEPGKHSGNLTAVNDIAIFKSNVIEGNVYAGGRLYVASHASVTGKTEDKAAVANLGLPTPVFTAPKTGKVYVPKKGALNLPPGAYGKIEIDKRGTLQLSAGDYFVNELEADDGAVLAIDVAGGPVNINVVSKLEIDEKVEVSITPGGHLSSNQVTFTTLQRKELEIGEESLFMGWLIAPHAKVQFEEDCGFKGAVVAKAISLEEGVIFVPHSFVPALPRPRFATEEEAVESATAVSSYELAQNYPNPFNPSTTIRFSMPEAGAVQLSIYNIRGQEVRRLVSGELAGGRHAFTWDGRDDHGQLVPSGIYFYRLRVNGFEQTRKMSFLK from the coding sequence ATGAAATGCAAGTTTCCAGTTTTGATCCTGCTCGGCGCGGTGTTGTTGTGGGCGCAGACAGCTCTCTCCCAATACGCCGGCGGCAGTGGCGATGGCTACGGCGCCTGGCGTTCAGATGATGTCGTGTATGACGGCACCGAACCGGAGGTGACCGGCGACGAGTTGCCGGACATCGTCCGCCATCTCACCATCAACAATCCCGCGGGCGTGACGTTGAGCAAGAATTTCGTGCTGAACGGCACGCTCAGTATTTTGAACGGCGACTTCAATCTCAACGGTTTCGTCGTCACCTTCGGCGAGAATGCCACGCTGGTGGAAACGCCGGGCAATATCGTTATTGGCGGCGGCGGCGCCATTCAAGTAACGCGCGCGCTCAACGATCTCACCCAGGGCCAAAACGTCGGCAACTTGGGTTTGAAGATCACCACACCGGTGCCGCTCGGCGTAACCACGATCGCGCGCGGCAATGTGCCGCAGGTGATCAATCCCGACAAGATCAGCGGCCGCCGCTTCTTCGATGTCATTCCGACCAACAACCAGGATCTGAATGCCACCGTCGACTTTCGCTATGACGCGTCCGAGCTGGACGGCACGCCCGAGGCCGACCTGACGCTCTTCATCTCGCACGATGCCACCGCGGCGCTGGCGCAGAATCTCAAAGGCGGCGCGCAGATTCTGGTGGATCCGACCTGGGAATTTCTCGGCGGCACGGTGAATTCCACCTCGAAAACCATCAGCAAGGGCGGCGTGGGCGGCTTCTCCCGCCTCACCATCGTGCGCAGTTTCGTCTTGTTCGGCGATGAATATGTTCGCATCGAGGGCAACAAGTTCTCGGCCGGCGATATTCACTCCAACGGCAGCATCTTGTTCGAAAAGGGCGAGCCGGGCAAACATTCCGGCAATCTCACCGCGGTCAACGACATTGCGATCTTCAAGAGCAACGTCATCGAGGGCAATGTTTACGCCGGCGGACGGCTGTATGTGGCCAGCCATGCGAGCGTGACCGGCAAAACCGAGGACAAAGCCGCGGTGGCCAATCTCGGCCTGCCCACGCCCGTCTTCACTGCACCGAAGACCGGCAAGGTGTATGTGCCCAAGAAAGGCGCGCTGAACTTGCCGCCCGGCGCCTACGGCAAGATCGAAATCGACAAGCGCGGCACCCTGCAGTTGAGCGCGGGCGATTATTTTGTGAACGAGCTCGAGGCCGATGACGGCGCGGTGCTGGCGATTGACGTTGCCGGCGGTCCGGTGAATATCAATGTCGTGAGCAAGCTGGAAATCGATGAGAAGGTCGAAGTCAGCATCACGCCCGGCGGCCATTTGTCCAGCAACCAGGTGACGTTTACGACGCTGCAGCGCAAGGAGCTCGAGATCGGCGAGGAGTCGCTGTTTATGGGCTGGCTGATCGCGCCCCATGCCAAAGTGCAATTCGAAGAAGATTGCGGATTCAAGGGCGCGGTGGTGGCCAAGGCCATTTCGCTGGAGGAGGGCGTGATTTTTGTGCCGCATTCGTTTGTGCCTGCCCTGCCGCGGCCGCGCTTCGCGACAGAGGAAGAAGCCGTGGAAAGCGCCACGGCGGTCAGCAGCTATGAGCTGGCGCAGAACTACCCGAATCCGTTCAATCCCAGCACCACCATCCGCTTCAGCATGCCGGAAGCAGGCGCAGTGCAGTTGTCGATTTACAATATTCGCGGCCAGGAGGTTCGCCGTTTGGTTTCCGGTGAGCTGGCGGGCGGCCGCCATGCCTTCACCTGGGACGGCCGCGATGACCACGGCCAGCTCGTGCCGAGCGGAATCTATTTCTACCGGTTGCGCGTGAACGGCTTCGAGCAAACGCGCAAGATGTCGTTTCTAAAATAA
- a CDS encoding formylglycine-generating enzyme family protein, translating into MKHGKALFLPVVALTLALIGSSARANNLAVKRVSLKHEAAGSHVLVQFDLSWENSWRTDLPGAGQAQPYNHDAAWVFLKYSSDGGTTWQHATLSALSSDHQVSKDNGIAAAVQTVPDGKGLFLFRAANGAGAVNWQQTRLRWNYSADGLTSITPTTVVKVLAVEMVYLPAGSFQLGDPAAASLTGQFERGATGEAFEITSEDALTLGGGEEHSLGNNNAQGMAHKDDFDDHVSQSLPAAFPKGHAAFYVMKYEITQGQYADFLNLLRPAEVARRTPAGETGYSAFRGTISGAHPDFEAAAPDRACNFLSWQDGAAYADWAALRPMTELEFEKACRGKQDAVAGEYAWGNTHLAKQTGHNGEDGSGSETAAPANANANFGKGINGPVRGGIYAAASADSRVQAGAALAGVMELSGNLWERVVTVGSAVGRHFTGTHGDGLLTTAAGKEGNATNADWPGRDANAAAGITGAEGSGSRGGAWTENASLLRVADRACAATPDAKRVNNYGFRCVRTAP; encoded by the coding sequence ATGAAGCACGGCAAGGCTCTGTTCCTTCCGGTGGTCGCGCTCACGCTGGCCTTGATCGGCAGCAGTGCCCGCGCCAACAATCTTGCAGTCAAACGTGTCTCGCTCAAACACGAGGCGGCGGGCAGTCACGTTTTGGTCCAATTCGACCTGAGCTGGGAAAACTCCTGGCGCACGGATCTGCCCGGCGCGGGGCAGGCGCAGCCGTACAACCATGACGCCGCCTGGGTCTTCTTGAAATACAGCAGCGATGGCGGCACCACCTGGCAGCACGCCACGCTCTCGGCGCTCAGCAGCGATCACCAGGTGAGCAAGGACAACGGCATTGCGGCAGCCGTGCAAACCGTGCCCGACGGCAAGGGGCTTTTCCTCTTCCGGGCGGCCAACGGCGCCGGCGCAGTCAACTGGCAGCAGACGCGCCTGCGCTGGAATTACAGTGCGGACGGCCTCACCAGCATCACGCCAACCACCGTGGTCAAGGTTCTCGCGGTCGAGATGGTCTACCTTCCCGCCGGCAGTTTTCAGCTCGGTGATCCCGCTGCCGCGAGTCTCACCGGACAATTCGAAAGAGGCGCGACCGGCGAGGCGTTCGAAATCACCAGTGAAGACGCCCTGACTCTGGGCGGCGGCGAGGAGCACAGCCTGGGCAACAACAATGCGCAAGGCATGGCTCACAAAGATGATTTCGATGATCACGTCAGCCAGTCCCTGCCTGCGGCATTCCCCAAAGGACATGCCGCCTTCTATGTGATGAAGTATGAAATCACCCAGGGGCAATACGCCGATTTCCTGAATCTCTTGCGCCCGGCCGAAGTCGCCCGCCGCACGCCGGCAGGCGAAACCGGCTACAGCGCTTTCCGCGGCACCATCAGCGGCGCGCATCCTGACTTCGAAGCGGCGGCCCCCGATCGCGCCTGCAATTTTCTCTCCTGGCAGGATGGCGCTGCTTATGCCGATTGGGCGGCTTTGCGGCCGATGACGGAATTGGAGTTCGAAAAAGCCTGCCGCGGCAAGCAAGACGCCGTGGCCGGTGAATATGCCTGGGGCAACACCCATCTTGCCAAGCAAACCGGTCACAACGGCGAAGATGGCAGCGGCAGTGAAACCGCGGCCCCGGCGAATGCCAACGCCAATTTCGGCAAAGGCATCAATGGCCCGGTGCGCGGCGGCATCTATGCGGCGGCTTCAGCAGACAGCCGCGTGCAGGCCGGTGCCGCCTTGGCCGGCGTGATGGAATTGAGCGGCAATCTCTGGGAGCGCGTGGTCACCGTGGGCAGCGCTGTGGGCCGCCATTTCACCGGCACGCATGGCGATGGCTTGCTCACCACCGCCGCCGGCAAGGAAGGCAATGCCACCAATGCCGACTGGCCCGGCCGTGATGCCAATGCCGCAGCCGGCATCACCGGCGCGGAAGGCTCCGGCTCCCGCGGCGGCGCGTGGACGGAGAACGCCTCGCTGCTGCGCGTGGCCGATCGCGCCTGCGCCGCCACCCCGGACGCCAAGCGCGTGAACAACTACGGTTTTCGATGTGTGCGCACTGCGCCCTGA